One Owenweeksia hongkongensis DSM 17368 genomic region harbors:
- a CDS encoding dihydrolipoamide acetyltransferase family protein, producing the protein MAQVELIMPKMGESVAEATIIKWLKEEGDTIDMEESVLEIATDKVDSEVPSPTEGVLLKKLFGEDDVVKVGDPIAIIETEGGASENGAAPAAETKTEAPKSEPAVAEVQQMVTAAQEQTEDIPRNSNGRFYSPLVRNIAKEEGVAVSELDSIEGSGAEGRVTKKDVLSYIENRGSGAPASAPAPSAAPAAKPAAQPQAAAKPAPQAAPVSIGADDEIIEMDRMRKKIADHMVMSKSTSPHVTSFVEADVTNIWNWRKKVKGEFMKREGENITFTPIFIEAIVKAIKDFPMINVSVDGNNIIKKKHINIGMAAALPSGNLIVPVIHDADQLNLVGLTKKVNDLANRARNNALKPDDIQGGTYTVTNVGTFGNVLGTPIINQPQVAIMATGSINKKPAVIETPEGDFIGIRYKMFLSHSYDHRVVDGALGGMFVKRVADYLEAFDPNRDF; encoded by the coding sequence ATGGCACAAGTTGAACTGATAATGCCCAAGATGGGCGAAAGTGTAGCAGAAGCTACTATCATAAAATGGCTAAAAGAAGAAGGTGACACCATTGACATGGAAGAGTCTGTTCTTGAAATCGCTACCGATAAAGTAGACAGCGAAGTGCCTTCTCCTACTGAAGGAGTCCTTTTGAAAAAACTTTTTGGTGAAGATGATGTAGTAAAGGTTGGTGATCCAATCGCTATTATCGAAACCGAAGGTGGTGCTAGCGAAAATGGTGCTGCTCCGGCTGCCGAAACCAAAACTGAAGCTCCAAAAAGCGAGCCTGCTGTAGCTGAAGTTCAGCAAATGGTAACTGCTGCTCAAGAGCAAACAGAAGATATTCCTCGCAATTCTAACGGTCGTTTTTACTCACCACTCGTTCGCAATATTGCAAAAGAAGAAGGTGTAGCCGTTAGCGAACTTGACTCAATAGAAGGTAGCGGTGCCGAAGGTCGCGTTACTAAAAAAGATGTTCTTAGCTATATAGAAAACCGTGGTTCAGGTGCTCCAGCATCGGCTCCGGCCCCAAGTGCTGCTCCGGCTGCTAAGCCTGCTGCACAGCCACAAGCTGCTGCAAAACCAGCTCCTCAGGCCGCTCCTGTTTCTATTGGTGCTGACGATGAAATCATTGAGATGGATCGTATGCGCAAGAAGATTGCCGATCACATGGTAATGTCTAAGAGCACTTCTCCGCACGTAACTTCTTTTGTAGAAGCTGACGTAACCAACATTTGGAACTGGAGAAAGAAAGTGAAAGGCGAATTCATGAAGCGCGAAGGCGAAAACATCACCTTCACTCCTATTTTCATCGAAGCTATTGTAAAAGCTATTAAGGATTTCCCAATGATCAATGTTTCTGTAGATGGAAACAATATCATTAAGAAAAAGCATATCAATATAGGTATGGCCGCTGCTCTGCCAAGTGGAAACCTTATCGTTCCTGTTATTCACGATGCAGATCAGTTGAACCTTGTTGGCCTTACCAAAAAGGTAAATGACTTGGCTAACCGTGCACGTAACAACGCACTTAAGCCAGATGATATTCAAGGTGGAACATATACTGTAACCAACGTAGGTACTTTTGGTAATGTATTGGGTACGCCAATCATCAACCAGCCACAAGTAGCTATTATGGCCACTGGTAGTATTAATAAAAAACCAGCAGTGATTGAAACTCCAGAAGGAGACTTCATCGGTATTAGATATAAAATGTTCTTGTCACACTCTTACGACCACCGTGTGGTTGATGGAGCCCTTGGCGGAATGTTTGTAAAAAGAGTAGCTGATTACTTAGAAGCTTTCGATCCGAATCGCGATTTCTAA
- a CDS encoding fumarylacetoacetate hydrolase family protein gives MKIICVGRNYADHAKELKNEVPTEPVIFMKPETAILPKRNPFFIPDFTNDVHYEAELVVRINKIGKNIQEKFAYKYYDEVTLGIDFTARDLQQKLKEKGLPWEKAKAFDGSAAVGKFVKLSDVGDLNQAEFTLDKNEIRCQTGYPKDMIFPINKLIEYVSQYFTLKIGDLIFTGTPAGVGAVAKDDTLQLMLNNQTLLKLNVK, from the coding sequence ATGAAGATAATTTGTGTAGGCCGTAATTACGCAGATCACGCCAAGGAACTAAAAAATGAAGTGCCCACCGAGCCCGTCATTTTTATGAAACCCGAAACGGCCATTCTGCCAAAGCGCAATCCTTTCTTTATCCCAGACTTTACCAACGATGTGCATTATGAAGCTGAATTGGTGGTTCGCATCAATAAGATTGGTAAAAACATACAGGAAAAATTTGCTTATAAATATTATGATGAAGTTACTCTTGGTATTGATTTTACCGCAAGGGATCTTCAGCAAAAGCTAAAGGAAAAAGGACTGCCCTGGGAAAAAGCAAAAGCCTTTGATGGATCTGCCGCTGTTGGCAAATTTGTAAAGCTTAGCGATGTAGGTGATTTAAATCAAGCAGAATTTACGCTAGATAAGAATGAAATCCGCTGCCAAACAGGCTATCCAAAGGACATGATTTTTCCGATAAATAAATTGATTGAATACGTGTCTCAATACTTTACACTCAAGATTGGCGACTTAATCTTTACAGGCACCCCTGCTGGTGTGGGCGCAGTTGCCAAAGATGATACTTTGCAATTGATGCTCAATAATCAAACGTTGCTAAAACTAAACGTTAAATAA
- a CDS encoding T9SS type A sorting domain-containing protein yields the protein MRKFLLLFSISLFAFAASAQKDTLYFNSFENIPTDSSDAQVTQGVSIAGTQGTPPKWAVIDTFGYNSNNSYHVKGKLAGHTVHMQTDTIDATGKPYISFSFWNIAKLYSTNQASLDYTIDGGQTWANIPLATTYQGASPNYQTLGYFNQVSYANLNDIWKGDPVNGDPYATPLPSWWQKETYDLSDVLSDIANNIGYDSIMIRFKVGFLFPININTTNYASGWFVDDILVTGAPCELNPPKINFAFSPQGVPGGPSCFAPNPEGGQTELVSTNYPVAARVTDAAKSYDTGVDSVYVVYKVNGGTLDTFGLDLINSTNGEYRGFFNSLAVGDNVDWYMMAYDKSCPPNETRMPDITYNGNGFYNFFIEKGLPGKCGAPSCNIAPDVIRTFPWTENFDGPNWVIGAGGNDKGTTPNIYWNRNYQGNSTPPNVFGWTVGAGGTPSQYTGPSADHTTGGPAGKYMYVETDGTIQGGAPALFTTPCIDLTNQTGCLGFEFYYHMFGSDIGELLVDIDTGQGIVSIPADRVTGYKILKDEQQNSSTAAWKRAVFSLNDFVGKYITVRFRVRPTGGSYPLKRGDLAIDDLSIFTPNPVDVEVLANPEPKNGYCDFAGQPVDIVIRNNGCDSLSSVPVRYKLSSSATVYQETATLSPALQLGDTATYTFTNLFPTIAPGSHQVTAWSAAVGDADNDNDTAMGDQLLYELPITTFPFIENFENGTVGTQNLGNNNWHFDDGLNTNFKWQVDEEMTTERATGPYSGYHFEGKYLYAESNGTSGGLSTFLRTLCLDLSTMGTGHNAVLDFYYHMYGADIDKLQIQVSEGDEPIDVWTTVSTINGAGQQSKELDNWKLHRVDLSSYSGSIKIRFAAIRKGAGNKTNLAIDKIMIYDRDANDAGGFAIINPGARGAVAGPSGTSDPQVSIANFGNTTLNTCTVNFRITPLCGNSAPTTYQYYYNGPSIAQGTVKTVDMSSAGVVYPIGEFEACVFVTSPNGSADNIAFNDTICRNIIGGNNRYDIAWFTDFDTCDYDDKGFSPQNSGFWQWEKGKPSLATSGLITDDRTGGGNAWVTNLEGDFLVGTKEWLRTPVYEEFDTVVNAKLNFYMNLNFGSNGGTGGTNYNVAATCYYFNQGWQILGENTIAANLGKNWYGGANGQPSINLLNGGPGWTGGTGDGTWIETEYPLNQFNLDSNAALTLRFEFTSDPGMQQSAARGGMGIDDFQIIIPEQNSVSPTKVTTLSPLPLPGFDQQLRISVKNTAEKVIDSFQVYVEVDNVPLGPIHWVQCGKLGKDQTYRWTYKYPWLGASVTSGPHNVCVYTSRPDNKPDQKPYDDTLCDNIPVMLELDFTATGQDEYCEDFESATTFQWLHKDAIDLFDKDECWEKGPPSQITAHSGANAWAVTDTFKDSHTGKFGYDNLEQAALFTPVFEVDSGIQYKLEFYHWMQSEKYHDGGNVEYSFDGGISWYPIGYRQKGVNTWYNTDFVTALDQIRGGWTDTTSGWQNAIQRIVFQDHGKVILRFRFGSDYDLTGKGWVIDDFCWTKDTSSAKPNVIIGEDEYQLPVEAIVGDMVPNPATDYSDLSFIFPTPQDVEIRVYNIVGQLMESRSASFGEGVNRVSFSTVDWSAGVYFVNFEYGGKLVTRKLVVK from the coding sequence ATGAGGAAGTTCTTACTCCTTTTTTCCATTTCCCTTTTTGCATTTGCTGCTTCAGCGCAAAAAGATACACTGTACTTTAACTCCTTTGAAAACATACCTACGGATAGTAGTGATGCGCAAGTTACTCAGGGTGTTTCTATTGCAGGAACTCAAGGTACACCTCCCAAATGGGCTGTCATTGACACCTTTGGTTATAACAGCAATAACTCTTACCATGTAAAAGGAAAGCTTGCAGGGCACACTGTGCATATGCAAACCGATACAATTGATGCTACTGGTAAACCTTATATCAGCTTTAGCTTTTGGAATATCGCGAAACTTTATTCTACCAATCAAGCCTCTTTAGACTATACCATCGATGGTGGACAAACATGGGCTAACATTCCTCTAGCAACCACATATCAGGGTGCTTCCCCTAACTATCAAACTCTTGGATACTTTAATCAGGTTTCATATGCTAACTTGAATGATATATGGAAAGGTGACCCCGTAAATGGAGATCCTTACGCTACTCCATTGCCAAGCTGGTGGCAAAAAGAAACCTATGACCTTTCTGATGTTTTATCAGACATTGCGAATAATATAGGCTACGATAGTATTATGATTAGGTTTAAAGTAGGCTTCCTTTTCCCTATTAATATAAACACCACAAATTATGCATCTGGTTGGTTTGTAGATGATATTCTTGTAACTGGAGCTCCATGTGAGCTCAACCCTCCTAAAATTAATTTTGCTTTTTCTCCACAAGGTGTACCTGGTGGCCCAAGCTGTTTTGCCCCCAACCCAGAAGGTGGACAAACGGAACTTGTCTCAACAAACTATCCTGTAGCTGCTAGGGTTACTGATGCTGCTAAATCCTATGATACAGGAGTAGATAGTGTATATGTAGTTTACAAAGTAAATGGAGGAACGCTTGATACATTTGGTTTAGACCTGATAAACAGTACAAATGGGGAATATCGTGGCTTTTTTAACTCACTTGCTGTGGGTGACAATGTAGATTGGTATATGATGGCTTATGATAAGAGCTGCCCACCTAACGAAACTCGTATGCCAGATATTACTTACAATGGAAATGGTTTTTACAACTTCTTTATAGAAAAAGGTCTACCTGGTAAGTGCGGTGCACCAAGTTGTAACATTGCTCCGGACGTAATTAGAACCTTCCCTTGGACTGAAAATTTTGATGGTCCAAATTGGGTAATCGGTGCTGGAGGAAATGATAAAGGAACTACTCCTAACATTTATTGGAATAGAAACTATCAAGGAAACTCTACTCCGCCCAATGTTTTTGGATGGACAGTAGGCGCAGGAGGAACACCTTCTCAATATACAGGCCCAAGTGCAGACCATACGACTGGTGGCCCTGCTGGTAAATATATGTATGTAGAAACAGATGGAACCATTCAAGGTGGTGCCCCTGCTCTATTCACCACTCCTTGTATTGATCTCACTAATCAAACTGGTTGCTTAGGATTTGAGTTTTACTATCACATGTTCGGTTCAGACATAGGTGAATTATTGGTTGATATTGATACTGGTCAGGGTATTGTTTCTATACCAGCTGATAGAGTAACTGGTTATAAAATCCTCAAAGATGAACAGCAAAACTCATCTACAGCAGCATGGAAACGTGCCGTATTTTCTCTTAATGATTTTGTTGGAAAGTATATTACAGTACGATTTAGAGTAAGACCAACCGGAGGATCATACCCATTAAAAAGAGGTGATTTAGCCATCGATGATTTAAGCATCTTTACTCCAAACCCGGTAGATGTAGAAGTTCTTGCCAATCCAGAGCCTAAAAATGGATATTGTGATTTTGCTGGTCAACCTGTAGATATCGTTATTAGAAATAATGGATGTGACTCGCTTAGTTCGGTACCTGTACGTTATAAGCTTAGCTCTAGCGCTACTGTATACCAAGAAACCGCAACTCTTAGTCCTGCTCTACAATTAGGAGACACCGCAACATATACGTTTACTAACTTATTCCCTACCATTGCTCCCGGGTCGCATCAGGTTACAGCTTGGTCTGCTGCAGTCGGTGATGCTGATAATGATAATGATACTGCTATGGGTGATCAATTGCTGTATGAATTACCCATAACTACTTTCCCATTCATTGAAAACTTTGAGAACGGTACCGTAGGTACTCAAAATCTAGGTAATAATAACTGGCACTTTGACGATGGCCTTAATACCAACTTTAAGTGGCAGGTGGATGAAGAAATGACTACTGAAAGAGCTACAGGTCCATATAGTGGATACCACTTTGAAGGTAAATACCTATATGCGGAATCTAATGGTACTTCTGGTGGATTAAGCACTTTTTTACGTACTCTTTGCCTTGATTTAAGCACGATGGGTACAGGCCACAATGCTGTCTTAGATTTTTATTACCACATGTATGGTGCTGACATTGACAAACTACAAATACAGGTTTCTGAAGGAGATGAGCCTATTGACGTTTGGACCACCGTAAGTACAATTAATGGTGCTGGCCAGCAATCTAAAGAGTTAGATAATTGGAAACTACATAGAGTGGATTTGAGCAGTTACTCTGGTAGTATCAAAATTCGATTTGCCGCTATTAGAAAGGGAGCCGGAAACAAAACCAACCTTGCCATTGATAAAATCATGATTTATGATAGAGATGCTAATGATGCTGGCGGTTTTGCTATTATTAACCCAGGGGCTAGAGGTGCAGTTGCAGGACCTTCAGGTACTTCTGATCCTCAGGTAAGTATTGCCAACTTTGGAAATACAACTCTTAACACCTGTACGGTTAATTTTAGAATTACTCCACTTTGTGGCAATAGCGCCCCTACTACCTATCAATATTATTATAATGGGCCAAGCATTGCGCAAGGAACTGTGAAGACCGTGGATATGTCAAGCGCAGGAGTTGTATATCCAATTGGAGAGTTTGAGGCGTGTGTATTTGTTACATCACCAAATGGCTCTGCTGACAACATTGCTTTTAATGACACTATCTGTCGCAATATAATTGGTGGAAACAATAGATATGATATTGCTTGGTTTACCGACTTTGACACCTGTGATTATGACGATAAAGGTTTTTCACCTCAAAACTCAGGATTTTGGCAATGGGAAAAAGGCAAGCCCAGCCTAGCTACTTCAGGTCTTATTACTGACGACCGTACAGGTGGTGGTAATGCTTGGGTTACTAATCTAGAAGGCGACTTCTTGGTAGGAACCAAAGAATGGTTGAGAACACCTGTTTATGAAGAGTTTGATACAGTAGTTAATGCTAAGCTAAATTTCTACATGAACTTGAATTTTGGTTCCAATGGTGGTACTGGCGGTACAAATTATAATGTAGCTGCTACCTGTTACTACTTCAACCAAGGATGGCAAATTCTTGGAGAAAACACTATTGCTGCCAACTTAGGTAAAAACTGGTATGGTGGTGCTAATGGACAGCCTTCCATTAATCTCTTGAATGGTGGCCCGGGGTGGACTGGAGGTACTGGAGATGGTACTTGGATAGAAACTGAATACCCATTGAACCAATTCAATTTGGACTCCAATGCAGCACTTACCCTTCGTTTTGAGTTTACGTCAGATCCAGGCATGCAGCAAAGTGCCGCACGTGGTGGTATGGGTATAGATGATTTTCAGATTATTATTCCTGAACAAAATAGTGTATCACCTACTAAAGTGACAACCCTAAGCCCACTGCCCCTCCCTGGTTTTGATCAACAACTACGTATTTCTGTGAAAAATACCGCGGAAAAAGTAATTGACTCTTTTCAAGTATATGTTGAAGTTGATAATGTTCCATTGGGACCAATCCATTGGGTTCAATGTGGTAAATTAGGTAAAGATCAAACTTACAGATGGACCTATAAGTACCCTTGGCTAGGGGCTAGTGTAACTTCTGGCCCTCACAATGTATGTGTATATACTTCTCGCCCAGACAATAAGCCAGATCAAAAGCCTTATGACGATACACTTTGTGACAATATTCCAGTAATGCTTGAACTAGACTTTACAGCTACAGGGCAAGATGAGTATTGTGAAGACTTTGAATCGGCAACTACATTCCAATGGCTACACAAGGATGCAATAGATTTGTTTGACAAGGATGAATGTTGGGAAAAAGGCCCTCCTAGCCAGATCACAGCACATAGCGGGGCTAATGCTTGGGCAGTTACTGACACATTTAAAGATTCACATACAGGAAAATTTGGATATGATAACCTTGAACAAGCGGCACTTTTCACACCTGTGTTTGAGGTGGATAGTGGAATTCAGTACAAGTTGGAATTCTATCACTGGATGCAATCTGAGAAATACCACGATGGTGGTAATGTAGAATACTCATTTGATGGAGGTATTTCTTGGTACCCGATTGGCTACAGACAAAAAGGAGTAAACACTTGGTATAATACAGATTTTGTTACTGCACTTGATCAAATTCGTGGAGGATGGACTGATACTACTTCAGGGTGGCAAAATGCAATTCAAAGAATCGTTTTCCAGGATCATGGAAAAGTAATCCTTCGTTTCCGTTTTGGTTCTGATTATGATCTAACAGGCAAAGGTTGGGTAATAGATGACTTTTGCTGGACTAAGGATACATCAAGCGCTAAGCCTAATGTAATTATTGGCGAAGATGAGTATCAGTTACCCGTTGAAGCTATTGTTGGTGATATGGTTCCAAACCCAGCTACCGACTACTCAGATTTGAGTTTCATATTCCCTACTCCGCAGGATGTAGAGATTAGAGTTTACAATATTGTAGGTCAGCTGATGGAAAGTAGAAGTGCTTCGTTCGGTGAAGGTGTCAACAGAGTATCGTTTAGCACTGTTGACTGGAGCGCAGGAGTCTACTTTGTAAACTTTGAATATGGAGGTAAACTTGTAACACGAAAACTTGTGGTTAAGTAA
- a CDS encoding 3'-5' exonuclease codes for MELKLKRPICFFDLETTGVNVVTDRIVEVGVLKIFPNGNKESKTWLVNPERPIPAETSAIHGITDEKVANEPTFKELAHRVHDMIKDSDLGGYNSNKFDIPMIAEEFLRAGIDFDLSKRRAVDVQNIFHKKEQRTLSAAYKFYCGKDLTDAHTAEADTLATYEILKAQLDRYDDLENDIEMLADFSNRFRAVDFAGFIILNEDDVACFSFGKYRNRPVAEVFDENPGYYGWMQNADFPLYTKKVLTEIKLSKLQS; via the coding sequence ATGGAACTTAAATTAAAACGCCCCATCTGCTTTTTTGACCTCGAAACCACCGGAGTAAATGTGGTTACCGACAGAATTGTAGAAGTTGGTGTACTCAAAATATTCCCAAACGGAAATAAAGAAAGTAAGACTTGGTTGGTAAACCCGGAACGTCCAATTCCGGCAGAAACATCAGCAATTCACGGTATCACTGACGAGAAAGTAGCCAACGAACCAACCTTTAAGGAATTGGCGCATCGTGTGCACGACATGATTAAGGATTCTGATTTGGGTGGCTACAACTCCAATAAGTTTGACATCCCCATGATTGCTGAAGAGTTTCTTCGCGCAGGAATTGACTTTGACCTTAGCAAGCGCAGAGCTGTTGACGTTCAAAACATCTTTCACAAAAAAGAGCAACGTACGCTAAGTGCTGCTTATAAGTTTTACTGTGGTAAAGATTTGACTGATGCGCATACCGCTGAAGCGGATACTTTGGCAACATATGAAATCCTGAAAGCTCAGCTTGATCGTTATGACGATTTGGAAAATGACATAGAAATGCTGGCTGACTTTAGCAACCGTTTTAGAGCGGTAGACTTTGCCGGTTTTATTATCCTTAATGAAGATGATGTGGCCTGTTTTAGTTTTGGTAAATACAGAAACCGCCCGGTGGCAGAAGTATTTGATGAAAACCCTGGCTACTACGGCTGGATGCAAAATGCAGATTTTCCGCTTTATACTAAAAAGGTATTAACTGAAATCAAACTGAGTAAGCTGCAGTCATGA
- a CDS encoding glycosyltransferase family 2 protein, producing MKLSIVIVNYNVKYFLEQCLRSVDIAMQGIDGEIFMVDNASADKSVEMVQQKFPHVKVIANKDNVGFSKANNQAMRISKGEYILLLNPDTVVEENTFRESIRFMDEHKDAGALGVKMIDGKGNFLPESKRGLPTPWVSFYKIFGLSSLLPKSPKYARYHMGHLDKDENHEIEILAGAYMFMRKEALDKSGLLDEDFFMYGEDIDLSYRIVKAGYKNYYLADTSIIHYKGESTKKGSLNYVYVFYKAMAIFAKKHFSGTYATMFNFMITLAIYLRAGLSVFKRIISALALPTLDAGVFLAGLYYIKEYWEHNHRFIVGGEYSSELIWTAFPLYALAWIVGIFVSGGYEKPTRIINLLKGILIGSVAILVGYSLVPEDYRFSRAIILLGSVWAVFSIPLIRLILQRIFKFPLISITQENKRILIVGTPDEAARVEQLIKQTSGRLAYLAFISPGKEPIQNEKYVGQLVDLADICRIFQIDEVIFCSKDISGNDIFKKMAELNPLKVEIKIAPTESEFVIGSNSIDSQGSWYTIQFNDISKPANKRAKRIFDITAALLLLIISPFIVWAVEHKGAFFKNIFSVLSGRKTWVGYDPQSNIEHLPKLRHSVLKTTLGSGLNTNNDAAINHINQLYAKNYKVWNDLQFLISGYRYLGS from the coding sequence AAAAGTTTCCACATGTAAAAGTGATTGCCAACAAAGACAATGTAGGCTTTTCCAAAGCCAACAATCAGGCGATGCGCATTTCCAAAGGCGAGTATATTCTTTTGCTGAATCCAGACACTGTTGTTGAAGAAAATACATTCCGCGAAAGCATACGCTTTATGGACGAGCATAAGGATGCAGGTGCACTTGGCGTAAAAATGATTGACGGCAAAGGAAACTTTTTGCCAGAAAGCAAACGCGGACTACCAACCCCTTGGGTAAGTTTTTATAAAATATTTGGACTTTCTTCATTGCTTCCAAAATCACCAAAGTATGCCCGCTACCACATGGGGCATTTGGACAAAGATGAAAACCACGAAATAGAAATTTTGGCCGGAGCCTATATGTTTATGCGCAAAGAAGCGCTGGACAAATCCGGACTGCTAGACGAAGATTTCTTTATGTACGGGGAAGATATTGACCTCTCCTACCGCATTGTAAAAGCGGGTTACAAAAATTACTACCTGGCAGATACGAGCATTATTCACTACAAAGGTGAGAGTACCAAAAAAGGTAGCCTCAACTATGTATATGTGTTTTACAAGGCCATGGCCATTTTTGCCAAAAAGCACTTTAGCGGCACCTATGCTACCATGTTTAATTTCATGATTACGCTGGCCATTTACCTTCGTGCTGGTTTATCGGTTTTTAAAAGAATTATTTCGGCTTTAGCCCTACCTACTTTAGATGCTGGGGTATTTTTGGCGGGACTCTATTATATAAAGGAGTACTGGGAGCACAATCACCGCTTTATTGTGGGTGGTGAATATTCTTCTGAATTGATTTGGACGGCATTCCCACTTTACGCCCTAGCGTGGATTGTTGGAATATTTGTGAGCGGTGGTTATGAAAAGCCAACTCGCATCATCAATCTCTTGAAAGGTATTTTAATAGGTAGTGTTGCAATTTTGGTAGGCTACAGCTTGGTGCCTGAAGATTATAGATTCTCCCGAGCTATCATTTTGCTAGGTTCCGTTTGGGCGGTTTTTTCTATTCCATTAATACGATTGATTTTACAGCGAATATTTAAGTTTCCATTGATTTCTATAACGCAGGAAAATAAGCGCATTCTTATAGTTGGTACTCCTGATGAAGCTGCCAGAGTGGAACAGCTTATAAAGCAAACCTCTGGAAGACTGGCTTACCTGGCTTTTATTTCTCCTGGTAAAGAACCTATTCAGAATGAAAAGTATGTTGGCCAATTGGTCGACTTAGCTGACATCTGCCGCATCTTTCAAATAGATGAAGTGATATTTTGCTCTAAAGACATTTCGGGTAACGACATTTTCAAAAAGATGGCTGAGCTCAATCCACTCAAAGTGGAAATAAAAATCGCACCTACCGAAAGTGAGTTTGTGATTGGAAGTAATTCTATTGACAGCCAAGGTTCGTGGTACACCATTCAGTTTAATGATATTTCAAAGCCTGCAAATAAAAGAGCCAAGCGCATATTTGATATTACTGCTGCCCTTTTGTTACTCATCATTTCGCCATTTATAGTTTGGGCAGTGGAGCACAAAGGAGCTTTCTTCAAAAATATATTCTCCGTACTAAGCGGTCGCAAAACTTGGGTGGGATATGATCCGCAATCTAACATCGAACATTTACCCAAGCTTAGGCATTCTGTACTAAAAACAACTTTGGGAAGTGGTTTAAACACAAATAATGATGCGGCTATAAATCACATTAATCAACTGTACGCCAAGAACTACAAGGTGTGGAATGACCTACAATTTTTGATAAGCGGCTACAGATATTTAGGAAGCTAA